A genomic stretch from Malus domestica chromosome 15, GDT2T_hap1 includes:
- the LOC103455906 gene encoding transcription factor RSL2-like: MEAVGVFADGEWESLSRLFSSEEVEFTPHFLSQGNSFPFQHNEGMGFETLETFYPNIPGVETFSHLPSSDSPNSNVYLSSQESCNYGNNNHGNFTAMLNQENCYFRNSCNFLVSNIDVSESMDVYMNHDEKSFASFVPDFSNIVMHGSECNKEDSSSDSQPAVVSVPEKELRLKRVHDAPGKSNNDASNCNPKKKPHISKDAEKSKKNNVRPKKGQKGNSNVKVKDEEERLESTSSCTSEDDNGSLEINGAETSDPKSSSALNLNGKTRANRGSATDPQSLYARKRRERINERLRTLQHLVPNGTKVDISTMLEEAVHYVNFLQLQIKLLGSDDMWMYAPIVYNGIDIGLDLQKLFPLL, encoded by the exons ATGGAAGCCGTTGGTGTTTTTGCTGATGGGGAATGGGAATCCTTGAGCAGGTTGTTTTCCTCCGAAGAGGTTGAGTTCACACCACATTTTCTTTCCCAGGGAAATTCATTCCCTTTCCAGCACAATGAGGGAATGGGATTTGAAACCCTAGAAACTTTTTACCCTAATATTCCTGGAGTTGAAACTTTTTCTCACCTTCCTTCTTCAGATAGTCCCAACTCTAATGTCTATCTTTCTTCTCAAGAAAGTTGCAACTATGGTAATAATAATCATGGCAATTTCACTGCCATGCTGAACCAGGAAAATTGCTACTTTAGAAATTCTTGCAATTTCCTAGTGAGTAATATTGATGTCTCTGAATCCATGGATGTTTATATGAATCATGATGAAAAGAGTTTCGCCTCCTTCGTCCCGGATTTTTCCAACATTGTGATGCATGGAAGTGAGTGCAACAAAGAGGATTCCAGCAGTGATAGCCAACCGGCTGTTGTTTCGGTTCCTGAAAAGGAATTGCGGCTCAAAAGGGTGCATGATGCGCCGGGAAAATCCAACAATGATGCATCCAACTGCAATCCGAAGAAGAAACCTCATATTTCGAAAGAT GCagagaaaagtaagaaaaataaTGTAAGGCCAAAGAAGGGGCAAAAGGGTAATTCAAATGTGAAAGTCAAAGATGAAGAAGAGAGGCTGGAGAGCACAAGTTCTTGCACCTCTGAGGATGATAATGGTTCTCTGGAGATCAATGGAGCAGAAACTTCAGACCCCAaatcttcatctgccctaaaCTTGAATGGGAAGACCAGAGCCAATAGAGGGTCTGCAACTGATCCCCAGAGCCTCTATGCTAGG aaaagaagagagagaatcaaCGAGAGACTAAGAACCCTACAGCATCTTGTCCCTAATGGAACAAAGGTTGACATCAGCACAATGCTTGAAGAGGCAGTTCACTATGTCAACTTTTTGCAGCTCCAAATCAAG CTTTTAGGCTCAGATGATATGTGGATGTATGCTCCCATTGTTTATAATGGAATTGATATTGGTCTTGACCTGCAGAAGCTCTTTCCACTTCTATGA
- the LOC103455905 gene encoding adenine phosphoribosyltransferase 1-like encodes MLQLQTISLFSSNSFTFSPAVAFRTPAAKTLSSAAAALPFIRFPNYRSARPPPCCSVGKSEALKVEAMAAEDGQDLRLARISSAIRVIPNFPKPGILFQDITTLLLDTKAFKDTIDLFVERYKDKEISVVAGVEARGFIFGPPIALAIGAKFVPLRKPKKLPGKVISEEYSLEYGTDKIEMHVGAVEAGERALIIDDLIATGGTLGAAIRLLERVGVHVVECACVIELPELKGRERLGEKPLFVLVSGDA; translated from the exons ATGCTTCAACTTCAAACCATCTCACTTTTCTCGTCGAATTCCTTCACTTTCTCACCCGCCGTAGCCTTCCGCACTCCCGCAGCTAAAACTTTGTCCTCCGCCGCCGCCGCGCTTCCCTTCATTCGTTTCCCAAATTACCGATCCGCCCGCCCTCCCCCGTGCTGCTCTG TGGGTAAGAGTGAAGCACTGAAAGTTGAAGCAATGGCGGCGGAAGACGGTCAGGATCTTCGCCTTGCTAGAATTTCATCTGCTATCAGAGTCATTCCGAACTTCCCCAAGCCAG GGATTTTGTTCCAGGATATTACCACATTGCTCCTGGATACCAAGGCTTTCAAGGATACTATTGATTTGTTTGTTGAGAGGTACAAAGACAAAGAAATCTCTGTTGTTGCAG GTGTTGAAGCTAGAGGTTTTATATTTGGCCCTCCTATTGCCTTGGCCATTGGGGCAAAATTTGTGCCCTTGAGGAAGCCAAAGAAGTTGCCTG GGAAGGTTATTTCTGAAGAGTACTCTTTGGAGTATGGAACAGATAAAATAGAGATGCACGTGGGAGCTGTAGAAGCCGGTGAACGTGCCTTGATCATAGATGACCTCATTGCAACTGGGGGAACCTTGGGTGCTGCCATCAGGCTTCTTG AGCGTGTAGGGGTGCATGTCGTTGAGTGTGCCTGTGTAATTGAATTGCCAGAACTAAAG GGTCGGGAACGATTGGGGGAGAAACCATTGTTTGTTCTAGTTAGCGGAGATGCATGA